The following are encoded together in the Pan troglodytes isolate AG18354 chromosome 6, NHGRI_mPanTro3-v2.0_pri, whole genome shotgun sequence genome:
- the SMKR1 gene encoding small lysine-rich protein 1 isoform X1 has product MLRDSGSGESTTPACSAENRHAKGKKGKGQGKSHGKKQKKPEVDILSPAAMLNLYYIAHNVADCLHLRGFHWPGAPKGKKGRSK; this is encoded by the exons ATGCTAAGGGATTCGGGATCGGGAGAGTCCACCACGCCTGCCTGCTCGGCTGAGAATCGCCATG ctaaagggaaaaaaggaaaaggccaGGGCAAGTCTCAtgggaagaaacagaagaaaccaGAAGTGGACATTCTCAGCCCCGCGGCCATGCTGAACCTCTACTACATCGCCCACAACGTCGCTGACTGCCTGCATCTACGAGGCTTCCATTGGCCGGGTGCTcccaaaggaaagaaagggagaagcaAGTGA
- the SMKR1 gene encoding small lysine-rich protein 1 isoform X2, producing the protein MPAKGKKGKGQGKSHGKKQKKPEVDILSPAAMLNLYYIAHNVADCLHLRGFHWPGAPKGKKGRSK; encoded by the exons ATG CCagctaaagggaaaaaaggaaaaggccaGGGCAAGTCTCAtgggaagaaacagaagaaaccaGAAGTGGACATTCTCAGCCCCGCGGCCATGCTGAACCTCTACTACATCGCCCACAACGTCGCTGACTGCCTGCATCTACGAGGCTTCCATTGGCCGGGTGCTcccaaaggaaagaaagggagaagcaAGTGA